AAAATAAGCTTAGGAAGCCATTGGAGAAGCTTCAATATTCGGCTAGACCATTTCTAagtgcatggtatgtattttaGTCCCGTGTTTTAAGATTTCTATGTTTCTGggatcgttttagcttaatctagctagctcggggactaatttgtaaaactgttaaactattagggttttaccattgatgaaaatgctttatttttgaagtttgatgatagaaaatgagtggttgttgttagataagcaacttttgtaaaggaattttttggtgaaattgtcaattaggggttaaattgaaaaatataataaattcatgGTGAAATTTATGAATTTCTGAAATATGCAGTCTGTTATAAGCTAAAGAAAAATTGGCCAGGCTTGGATAGGGGTAAAATtgcattaatttcattttctgagcctagggactaaattgtaaataaattaatgttgtactaaattgaatgaattatgtgttaaattgagttaaatttatttgtatagatctagttagacctcgtacggagttagatcggagCAAAGAGAAAGTCCGAATTAAATCACCTCCGTATATACGaatactcgtcgaggtaagttcgtgtaattaaattgagtatttatatgttttaattgaattatatgtatgtgatttgcATAATTGCCATGTATAAGTACCAATTGCATATCCGATGACATATAACGATTACAGAACCCCGTTTGAATCTTagaaattcgtaggatacaaatgacatgccattagggttaccgatttggttgaggtcctgcatgtgttgcgggcACACcacagcttgtatgagcttaccgatttgCGGCTCATGAGAGCTTATCGATTCTCAGCTCGTATAAGCTTACCAATTTATAGCTCATGAGAGCATACTAATtcatagctcttatgagcatacatgtaccgAAATTGACAAATTACagtttagcacactatgtgtgagctatcccgagtatgcaacgatattctaaatggttcaatgggcaatgTTCTATTACAAGATGATAgtagttcgatacgaactattactggtatatacataaaatgcatagaaatgatattacatgatatattgaaacatgaaatggatgatacatgtatatgaaacttgCTTAGTGGTTATGTTCATCCATGTTTATTggctattatatgtgttttacatggctaacatgttggtgaatatgtgcttaggcatttggtcAAATTGAGTTGGGATAtgatatgtttacttacctaaattgtgACTAAATGGttagttaaattctatgttacgaacttactaagcttaaatgcttactcggTGTATTTTTTTCGTGTTTTTAGTGAATTGAAAGCTCATTCGGATTGGAAGCTtatcggagctatatcacactatccatcggctcttttggtacttttagttggtttaattttggttataatggcatgtataggttattttggctaatgttggcctatatgctTTGTTGATAATTTGGCCATTTGTTTGGCTAGtgttttggcactttgatgatAGTATAAGTCTAGTATATGGTATGTAAATATTTGCTCTCTAATGGTTGATGAATAACTTGGTATGGTTGAATTATGGAAGATGAAAATTGTGGTATGAATATGCATATTGAATATGTGCTTTGTGATAGGATGTAATTGTGGTAATTTGGTGTTTTGGTGGAAATGATTTATATGGTCATTTGATGCTAGTTTTAGAATACAGTTTTGGTACTAAATGGTATTCTTTTTAAATGATCTACATGGTAAGTTTTGGtgtaaatatgcatatatgttagtTGAACAATTGGTTATAACAAATGGTTATATTGATCACATGATTAGCCATGTTTATAAGttttcatttgaggtgcctaagggcatattggttgtatgtgatcatACCATTTGTATAAGGCTTGATTATGCTTGTTTTGGATGGCTTATTATAGCTTGTGTATATGTTCATTTTTGGGTGTAGTTTTTTACCAAATTgagtgagaaatatggcttgtaaaatgacatattttcgTCCATACAGGCagagacacaggtgtgtgtctcagctgtgtgtggcacatggccaggtgacatgaccgtgtgtcccctatagctttCAAAGGGCTGCAAGTTAGGTTGTTACACAGCCtaacacacggcctgacacatgggcgtgtgaggttacttcgaagggtacacgacctagcacgcggacgtgtggcttggccgtgtgatcaagtcaaagagttacacgagcatgaacacaggctgggacatggctgtgtgtccctatttcggaTGCCCACATGACCTAAGAACACGGGcttgtctcttggccgtgtgacccctgcagctttgaaaattttcaatattttccaaaaaattctctgagttttcgatttagtcccgacttgtttctaacgcgTTTTTAAGGCCTtaagggctcatataagggacaaaatatatgatttttattggttttgatGTGATgattattatgttatgaaatgtttgaaatttatgtctGTTTTACTTGTAATctctggtaatgcttcgtaatcCTGCTCCGGCgacggattcgggttaggggtgttacatttattggtatcagagctattgTTTAGTCGATTCTGAAACTGAACGTAGTGTTTACGAGTCTagttatacatgccattatataatcATTGATAATGTGATATCTCCTAGccgttttaaaacatgttttcttaTAGAAATGATATCCAACCGAGCTGACTCCGATGAAATAGAGAGCAATGCTCAAGCCTCCGTTCACAGAGTTACATCGAGTGGTACAAGGCCCGTATCTGAGGGCTGGGGAGGAGAGGCTAAAAAAGCTTTCTTTtagatgatgaatgaatgatttaccGAGTTCGTACGAATGAACCTGGCTtttcaacaacctccaccccctcttGCTCCCCAACCGGTTCCTATTATTCCTCAAGGTATTGAACCAATCCAATTTAGTAAGCCACCTGTTGATAAGATTCGTAAGTACGGGGCTAAAAAATTCTGAGCTATTGTTGAAAATGATCCCGAGAGAGCTGAATTCTGGTTAGAGAATACAACCAGGGTTTTTGATGAGCTATCCTATTCACTGGctgaatgtgttaaatgtgcGGTATCATGGTTGAAAGATTCGACTTACCAGTGGTGGAACAAGTTGATTTTTGTTGTGCCGAGACAGCGGATCACATTGGAATTCTTCCAAACAGAGTTTCGAAAGAAATACATCAGTGAGAGCTTTCTGGATCAGAAACATAAAGAATTTTTGTAGCTCAAATAGGGCAGTATGACTGTATTAGAATACGAGCAGGAATTTGTTAGATTGAGCAAATATGCTCGGGAGTGTATTCCAATCGAGACTACTATGTGTTAGAGATTCAAAGATGGGTTAAACGAAGACATAAAGCTTCTGGTTGGaattcttgagttgaaagaatttgttgtactgGTTGATTGGGCATATAAGGCCGAAAAACTGAGCAAAGAGAAAAGACCTGTAgattttgaagctagagacTCGAGAAAGAGATCGACTGGGAAGTCCTATCAATCAgtatcaaagaaatcaaaagaacatCACAACTGTTCTACTGCTTCTATGGGATATTCTAGTAGAGACAGAGGTACCCAACGTTCGAGTCCTAAACCTTAGGCTACATCTGTGGCGAGTGTGGGTAGTGTCAGAGATGCCAAACCCGAGTGTAAGCACTGTAACAGACCACATTATGGTGAGTGTCGAGTAAAGAATGGAGCATTTTTCAAGTGTGGTTCCTTAGACCACTATCATAGAGATTACCTAGAGAAATTCGAGAAAGAAAAAGCTCAAACTATGAGACCGAGCAACACAGCTGTGAGAGatagaccacctcgtaatcccGAATTTGTGAGTGGTAGTCGTGGAGTTACAAAAGATTCTATTGTGAGATCCGAGGCACGAGCACTAGCTAGGGCTTATGCTATTCATGCACGCAAGGATGCTTCTGCGctagatgttattactggtactttcccTATTTATGATACTGAAgttactgctttgattgatccagGATCAACCCATTCATATGTTTGCACGAAGTTAGTATCTAGTAaaaatttacctgttgagtccactgaattcgtggttaaagtattGAACCCCCTAGGCCAATATGTACTAGTTGATAAAGTctgcaagaattgtcctttgatgacttGGGGTTACAAATTTCTGGCTAATTTGATGCATTTActgtttgatgaatttgatgtgattttgggtatggattggctaactctaCACGAAACTACTGTAAATTGTAGAAGAAAGCctattgtattaaaatgtcaaaacgGTGAGATGCTTCGTATTGAATCAGATAATTCGCGTGGGTTGCCTATTGTTATATAAGCTATGTCAACgtagaaatatgtgagaaaatgTTGTAATGCTTACCTTGATTATGTATTGGATACTAAATTGTCTGAATCAAAGCTTGAAACAGTGTTAGTGGTTTGCGAGTATCCCAATAtgtttccagaggagttaccAGGATTACCGTCGgtcagagaggttgagtttgctatagAACTTATACTGGGAA
The nucleotide sequence above comes from Gossypium raimondii isolate GPD5lz chromosome 13, ASM2569854v1, whole genome shotgun sequence. Encoded proteins:
- the LOC128036200 gene encoding uncharacterized protein LOC128036200, whose translation is MRPSNTAVRDRPPRNPEFVSGSRGVTKDSIVRSEARALARAYAIHARKDASALDVITGTFPIYDTEVTALIDPGSTHSYVCTKLVSSKNLPVESTEFVVKVLNPLGQYVLVDKVCKNCPLMTWGYKFLANLMHLLFDEFDVILGMDWLTLHETTKYVRKCCNAYLDYVLDTKLSESKLETVLVVCEYPNMFPEELPGLPSVREVEFAIELILGTSLISIAPYRMAPTKLKELKAQLQELIDRFFTRPSFSPWGALGRVHLNKS